The genomic DNA TTCTCTATATTATTGCTGCCCTCTGGACAAAGTCTATGTCTTCTTCCACCGAATCCTACTAACCCACCTCGCCCAATCTTGCACATCCTCCCTTTCCAAGATCCTCTCGATGGTATACCATTCCCTTGCCAATTCCTCATTTCCTGCCATCCGATGCACAAAACTATGACACGCGCGACACAACCACGCAACACTATTCAACATCCACTCCTCATGCCACCCCCTCTTGCGCACCTTCTCGTGCATAGCCCGCGGAATCAAATGATGATACGATAGAGGTATCCAATCCCGCTCGCAGATCTCGCACGCATCTGTCCGTGTAGATGCCCATACTGGTGGTCCTGCTGTTACGCTGGAGACGTACTCATTTAGAAGTGGGGAGAGGAGGGTTTCGGGGATGTCGGCGGGGTCGGGGATTAGGCAGTAGACGGTGAGTGTTTCAGTTACTGTTGATGGGAGAGTTGACGAGAGAGCTTCAATGAGGGAAGTTGGAAGGGGGGTTGGGTAGACATCTGTTCGGAGGGAAGGGTCTTGCTGGGTAGTGCTGTAGGAGAGGGATTGGAGGACGTCGGGGAGGTGGGTGAAGATTTCAGACGCGAGGAACTACATTGTTTTAGTATTTGTCTCCAATATAAAAGGGAGAAATGGTAAAATACATCAACAAACTCGGCCAAATCCTCGGGATTGGCCCTTTGGAAGGGCTCTGTTTTGACGACGGGTGTGGTCTTCACATGGTTATTGCTGCTCGACGTGTTATTTCTTCGCGCCTTGTTCGCTTTGCGTTTTGACGACTCGCGAGGTCTTTCATTGGATTTCGCGACTATAATGCCGGACAGAATATCTCGGAAGATTTCATAGTTGGAGGAGTTCATGGTGCTCTTTGCGGTGGTGATGGAAATCTACGCGTTGGGAGAAAATCACGGATTGACATCATTGTTAGTAAGTAGCTTTCGTCCGAGTCCCGCATTATTCGACTCTACCCCAGGGGTATTAAGGGAATTTCCTCAGTATACTGGATTGAATTAAATCAATTAATCAATTGATAAGTTGGAACGTCGCCAATCATAAAATCTACAAAATGACCAAGAAGGTCGTGATTGCCATGGACATCTACGGGACTGTCCTCACTATGGAGACCATCACCCAAGAACTGGAGAAGCACTTCCCAAAAGCCAATGCTGAGGCCATCCTAAAGGCGTGGAGACAGCACCAGCTGGCGTATACTTGGAGATTGAACAGCTTGGGTGCGTTGACTGCACTGTGACTGTGTTTCTACGATGCTGTTCACCCTGCTAAACCGTTCACTAGGGCGCTTCCTACCGTTCTCCGAAATAACCCGTAACGCTCTCTCCCATACCCTAGCAGAAACTGCCGGGGCCGATCCGGCAGAGCAACACATCAACAGGCTCATGGCAGCCTTCGAGAATATGGGTACGTTCCCAGACGTCGGCCCAACGTTGAGTCGCCTGGCGGTGACCCCCGGAGTTGTACCGGTGGTGTTTACCAACGGAACCAAGACAATGGTATCCCATTCATTGTCAAAATCAAAAGACCTCGCACCATACTCGGCAGTCTTCCAAGACATCGTTACCGTTGAAGAAGTCAAGCAATTCAAGCCAGCGCCGGCAGTGTACAACCACTTAACGGAGACGGTGGGATTAGGATCCCAGAAGGAAGACATCTGGGTAATCAGTGCCAATCCATTCGACATCAATGGCGCGCGTAACGCAGGCCTCAAGGCCATTTGGATCGACCGGAGTTTGACAGGATGGACGGACAGAGCTGAGCCGAGTCTAGAGCCCACGGCAGTCCTGCACAGCTTGGAAGACATTATCCAGACGATTACCCATCATTATAAAGACGAACTGAACCGTCATGCTACAGATTGAGATTTTAAGCAATACTAGAGGTTGTTGAGGGAGATGTATTGCGAGTTGTATTTCCGAACGCTCCACGCAAGAAAGAAGAATCCGGGGTAAGCAAGCAAATTCAATCTATCCTTCCATTTCCCCTCCAGATATCCATTTAGCGATGTGGGATTTCAGAGTGAATAGAAAGGAGTATCAGTTTTggtagaagaaaaagaaaagattcGGAAGTTGAGAAAATTCTCGGCCTTTTATACGCGGGCGGTGAGCTTATCGATAAGACGGCTGTCTTGGCATTCAACAACCGACGTCGTTTTACGCCTCGTCATTTAAACAGGAACAATACCACTGTTGGGTATAGAAATATATTATCATGGCCTCCCTGAATGTGAATAGCGCTGCTTGGCTATATCCTTTTCGAGTGCGTGCGTCCCGGCGATGCTGAATGCTACAGAGCAAGAGAATAACGCTGACGCCTAACAGGGAGTTCTGTACTATTCCACTCATCGCTTTCTCTGGCCCTTATTCAAAGCGCGATTGATCCCAATAATCCTACTTTCAACATTCATCTAcgtcctccttttcctctttaCATACCTACCACAAGTCGCCTTCCTCGCCATCTTCCAAGGCAAAAGCGCATGGATCAGCGGAGCCTTTTTAGTGCTGGGTGAAGGCGCAGCCATCGTTGCCGCTCTATTCGAAGCCTTCTTCGTCGACGAGACACTGGTAGATATCTTCGATGCGGTCCTGGTCAATGAAGGTCATGGAGAACTGGTCACAACTTCTCGGGTGCTATATCCCCAGGGGGATAATATCGTGCAGCGGCTTGGGAAACCCATGAAGGGGGCTGTGTATGCGCCGTTTTCTCTGAGACAGATTGTTGAGTTTGTTGTTCTGCTACCGCTGAACTTGATTCCGGTTGCGGGTGTGCCGATGTTTCTGTTGTTGACGGGTTATCGTGCTGGGCCGTTTCACCATTGGCGGTACTTTCAGTTGCTGGACGTTCCGAAAAAGCAGAGGAAGGAGCGGATTCGCCAGAGGCAACTTCAGTATACATCGTGAGTTTCCCTCTCCTTCTTGTTTCCTCTTTAGTTTAGATTGTTGACGATGGCAGATTTGGAACGGTggctctgcttcttcagctGGTCCCGATTCTTTCGATGTTCTTTCTGATGACCACGGCTGCCGGCTCTGCTCTCTGGGCCTCGGAGTTGGAAAACAGACGCGGTTTGCTGGAACAAAGACATGAGCCAGAGACTCCGGGATACAATGACGAAGAAACCGCGCCTTAAACGTGTACATACCACCTACATCGGGTGGCCCAAGACATATTATCGATACCCACGATTGACGAAACTGAATATACCAATGCCATGTTTATGCGATATGATGTACTATTGGGCTTGCTATGTCGGATGTTATTCTGACTGATTTTGCAACCTTGACAATGGAAGATATCTGCTTTATTAGTTTGGTAGTCTCGTAACTCTTTATCGCTACTGCACGCTGAAAACGAATTTGGACTACCAGTCAACAAAGCTGACCATAAAGCATCGTATTACCGTACCCCAAGAGCATGTTTGAATGATCGTAATAACAAAGCCGTgtcaacatcatcaaacTACTGTCGCGCATATATATCCTTTGCAGTACAACCCTCATCGCCAACGTCTGGATCAAGACGAAACCGCCGGTTCCCACCGGTGCCACGATCCGTCAGGACTAGAATCTGAATCAACCCAATTTGCTCATCAGAAACAACATCTTGAATAGTTATTGGGATGATATAGAGATGTGCTTGCAAGGGTGAAGTAGCGTAGCTCCTTTTGCTAGGGTTTTCTTGCAATGAAAACATAGCTTCAGGGCTCACGCGGCTATTCTCCCACAGACACACAGGTTCCTCGCCAAAGGGATACTTATAAGTCTACCTCGCCGGTCGCCAGTCGCTCCAGTCCTCATCAGATTATCCACATCATCGTATGGCTTACGCGCAGTCTTTGTAGATCCCATGGACGCATAGCTTTCCCAACTGATACTAAAAGACTAAAAGGCTTATTTTCATCATCGCCGATCCCATTAATCCCAATCCCGTGTTGACTTGTTGACGAtagggaggaggaggaggggggggtGTGAGCGGGATCTTGTTATCAGAGCCAGAGTCGTAAGGGTTGCATCGGTATCCCTTAGGGTCGGTCAGTTTCACGCCAGAGGCGTAGATGATTCTTCTGGTATCTTTGATGATTTGGGGTCAGACTTTCTTCCAATCGTGGCGGCCAGTGTTGATGTGGTAATAGTGGGTGTAGCTTTCTGTGTTAGTAGATATCTGGTAAGGATGGATTGCTT from Aspergillus chevalieri M1 DNA, chromosome 1, nearly complete sequence includes the following:
- a CDS encoding EI24 domain-containing protein (COG:S;~EggNog:ENOG410PIPK;~PFAM:PF07264;~TransMembrane:4 (o35-56i68-89o152-175i205-228o)); this translates as MASLNVNSAAWLYPFRGVLYYSTHRFLWPLFKARLIPIILLSTFIYVLLFLFTYLPQVAFLAIFQGKSAWISGAFLVLGEGAAIVAALFEAFFVDETLVDIFDAVLVNEGHGELVTTSRVLYPQGDNIVQRLGKPMKGAVYAPFSLRQIVEFVVLLPLNLIPVAGVPMFLLLTGYRAGPFHHWRYFQLLDVPKKQRKERIRQRQLQYTSFGTVALLLQLVPILSMFFLMTTAAGSALWASELENRRGLLEQRHEPETPGYNDEETAP
- a CDS encoding HNH endonuclease (COG:S;~EggNog:ENOG410PNW7), with the protein product MNSSNYEIFRDILSGIIVAKSNERPRESSKRKANKARRNNTSSSNNHVKTTPVVKTEPFQRANPEDLAEFVDFLASEIFTHLPDVLQSLSYSTTQQDPSLRTDVYPTPLPTSLIEALSSTLPSTVTETLTVYCLIPDPADIPETLLSPLLNEYVSSVTAGPPVWASTRTDACEICERDWIPLSYHHLIPRAMHEKVRKRGWHEEWMLNSVAWLCRACHSFVHRMAGNEELAREWYTIERILEREDVQDWARWVSRIRWKKT
- a CDS encoding haloacid dehalogenase, type II (COG:S;~EggNog:ENOG410PPC4;~InterPro:IPR041492,IPR006439,IPR023198,IPR006328, IPR036412,IPR023214;~PFAM:PF13242,PF13419;~go_function: GO:0016787 - hydrolase activity [Evidence IEA];~go_function: GO:0019120 - hydrolase activity, acting on acid halide bonds, in C-halide compounds [Evidence IEA]), giving the protein MTKKVVIAMDIYGTVLTMETITQELEKHFPKANAEAILKAWRQHQLAYTWRLNSLGRFLPFSEITRNALSHTLAETAGADPAEQHINRLMAAFENMGTFPDVGPTLSRLAVTPGVVPVVFTNGTKTMVSHSLSKSKDLAPYSAVFQDIVTVEEVKQFKPAPAVYNHLTETVGLGSQKEDIWVISANPFDINGARNAGLKAIWIDRSLTGWTDRAEPSLEPTAVLHSLEDIIQTITHHYKDELNRHATD